GAAACGGGCTTCAAAGATTTAGTGAAGGACTGGTGGACGTCTTCTGTTGTGGTAGGCTGGTCGGGATTCAGTTTACAATTCAAATTAAAGGAACTAAAGGGGAAGATCAAAAGCTGGAACAGAAACAGGGGTGGTTGGGGCTCCGAAAAATTAGAAGACCAACTTCACGAGGTTGTTTCCAAAATGGAGAACGACGGTGCCTCTGAAACATTGAGACTAGAGAGATTACAGGTCCTGAACGCACTATGGAAGGAATACCGCAAACAAGAAAGCATGTGGGTTCAAAAGGCGCGTGTTAGATGGGTGAATTTTGGAGACAAAAACGCACAATAtttccacaaggtctctaaagtcaaagaatcaagaTGCAGTTTGAGAAACTTACACGTTGATGGGGAACCACTCACTGCTCCATTGACAATCAAACAAGTTGTATTCAATCATTTTCAATCCTTTTTCAAGGGGGGAAGAAACGTTATTGCTAAACTGAAATGTGATAACATTGCAAGGTTAGATCGTGTGACTAGCGCTGAACTGGAAAAGCCCTTCACAGAGGAAGAAATATGGGCAACAATTAAGTCTTGTGATGGCAACCGTGCACCGGGTCCGGATGGTTTCAACCTTTCTTTTTACAAAGAATTTTGGGGTTTGATCAAAGAAGACATAATGAAGGTCTTTCATGACTTTCATGATCACGTCAAGCTGGTTAGAGGTATCAATGCTGCTTTCATTGCCCTCATCCCGAAGATTCCTAGCCCGGTTTCCATATCTGATTTCCGTCCAATTAGCTTAATCGGGAGCATTTACAAACTTATCTCAAAAGTCCTTGCTACCCGGCTCCAATGTGTCATGCCATCCATTCTTTCCAACAACCAATTTGCCTTCACTAAAGGTCGACAGATTGCTGATTGTATACTTATTGCTAATGAGATTGTTGATGCTATGAAAAAGCATCGTGAGGGAGGCATACTCTTGAAATTGGATTTTGCCAAAGCTTATGACAACATTGATTGGGCGTTCATGCTTAACCTACTTGAGGACATGGGTTTTGGTGGTCCATGGGTCAAATGGATGGAGGAGTGTGTTTCTACAGCTTCCCTCGCTGTTCTTGTTAATGGGTCTCCAACCGATTTCTTCAAGATTGAGAAAGGCCTTCGTCAAGGGGATCCATTATCCCCTTTATTGTTCAATATATGTGTCAACGGCTTCTCATGCATGCTAAACAAATTGCTCTCCTTATCCAATCCGTGTGGCTATCCTATTGGAGATTTGATGATGATCAATCACCTACAGTTCGCGGACGATACGCTTATCTTTTGCAAAAATGATCCGGAACACATTAAGAACATTGGAGCTATTATGGAGATTTTCCTTGCAATATCCGGCCTCAAGGTAAACTACTCAAAATCCATACTTATGGGGTGCAATGTTGATAATTCTATGGTGCAAACCTTGGCTGATTTTCTGGATGTGAGTGTTGGGACCCTACCTATTACCTACTTGGGAGCGGCTTTGGGGGATAACCCACGCAGAAAAAGCTTTTGGATACCAGTTATTGATAATATGAGGAGCAAGTTGGGACTATGGAGCTCAAAATGGTTGTCTTTGAGTGGGAGATTAGTTATGCTCAAATCTATCATGAGTGCGGTTCCGATCTATCACATGGCTGTCTTTCTTGCCCCTGTGGGGATTATTGGTGAAATGGAAAAATTAATGAGAGCTTTTCTATGGAGTAGAAGGGAAGGTGGTCGTCATATCTCATGGATTGCTTGGTCTCAAATATGCAAAAGGCTACAACTTGGAGGCTTGGGTCTTGGGTTCCTTAGCTGGAAAAACAAGGTCATGCTAATTAAATGGTTTTGGAGATTTGGAACGGAGCGAAATGCCTTATGGAGGAAGGTGTTGTGTGCCAAATACAAGTGTAATTCAAGGCTCATATTCCTACATGAAATGCATGTTACGGCGGCCCATTTGTTTATTTATGTTCATGATATTTTTAAGGTGCTGAAGGAAGACACTATTCTTGCTAAAGTCTTCAAGGAAGGCTGCTTCTGCAATGTGGGGGAGGGGCACAACATTCGCTTCTGGCTTGACCCGTGGCTTGATGCTTCACCGATTTACCTTAGGTTCCCCTGCCTATTTGCACTATCCTTGGACAAAAATGCTTTTCTAAGCGCTGTGGGATCCTATGCAAATGGCTGCTGGTCCTGGAACCTAAACTTACGACGACAATTGTTTGACTGGGAAATTGACTGTCATAGACAACTCATGGGCCTCATCAATCTGATTGTACCGAGTGAGGGACCTGATTCTATCTTTTGGATAGGTTATCCATCCGGCACGTTTTCAATTAAAGGCTTTTGCGCTGCTGTGGAGCTGAGAATTTTTTGAGAGCATTCTTGGCTTGTTCCAAAGAGAATCCGTAAGATTGTTCCCCCCAAGGTTGTCCTCTTTACCTGGCAATTGATGGAATGCAATGTTGCGGTCAAAGCAAGTCTGATCAGAAGAGGGATCCCAATTGAGAATGGGGGTCTATGCGATATTTGTGGGTTGACAGGGGAATCAGAAAGCCATCTAATGCTGCACTGCCCTAAAATTTGGCTGTTATGGACTACAATTTTGGCTCGTGAGGAGGTAAATTGTTGCTTCCCACCATCCATTCAAGGGCTGTTACTGGAATGGTCTTCCCTTCGAGCCATATCTGATCCAATCATGTGGCAAACCATACCCTATGCAATGTTCTAGTCCATATGGCGAGCTAGAAACGATTTAGTCTTTAATCAGAAGGATTTTTCTGTTGAATATGTTTGGGACCTGCACCTAAATGAGAGTGATGTGGTGGATAAAAACCTGGTGGAAAGAATGCCCCTTCACTGTTCTAGACTTTTCCCAGCATTTTGAGAAGATCAAGGTCAAAGTTGCTGCCCCTAAAGTTCGCTCTGCTGATTGGTGCCCTCCCCCTCCTGGTTGTCTAAAATTCAACGTAGATGGCTCTTCTCGTGGGAATCCGGGTGTGAGTGGCATAGGTGGAGTTCTAAAAGATGCAAATAGTACCATTGTGGGTTGGttttcttgtgctgttggatcTACTTGGGCCTATGTGGCTGAGGTAAAAGTTATTCTTCATGCTCTCTTATTTTGCAAAAATCATGGCTTCAAGCACATTTTGATCGAAAGTGATTCTACTCTTGCAGTGGGGTGGGTAACGACCAAATCGAATCGTCCTTGGAAGCTTATGAATGATCTGAATTTGATTAACCGTCTCATGTCTGAAGTAAATTGCATTGGTGTTTCTCACATTTTTAGAGAAGCTAACTCTCTAGCTGATACCTTAGCAAAACAGGGCTGCGATAGCAGCTCCCCCCTCGTGGAGCTTCTCCTTGCTTCAGTGGTTTAATCGATGGATGCTGTAATAACTGGTTGGGAGCTCAAGTGTTTGGTGCTTGCGTCTCTTGTTAGTCCTGTTTCTTGCTGCTAGGAGAAGGCTCCTTATTCTGTCTTTCTTTCCTGCTTTCTATCTTGCTTTTTATGTTAGCTCTAGTTTCTTTTTTTCTGTTAGCCTAGTTTATTCTTCATTCCTTGGTTTTTTTGGCAGTAGGTTTCTTAAACTCTCAAGCCTACTGCTTCGTTTGTAATTCTCTTTCTTTGATAGTAAATtcagctttctaaaaaaaacaagCATTCCAATTTCCAAAAAAATGGATACATAAAAATTGCTAATTATTCACAAGATTTAAGTTCATACGTAGCCACTTATGTAATTGTGCATATTAGttcattatatatttatattgaacATAATTAGGATAGTAAAAAAGACTAAAATTATGGGCAATATTAATCATATTATCCTTCCAATATTAAGACAAAAGAAGCAGAAATTATACATTCTTATTCGAGTATAAGATTTTCTAAGTCAACCCCTTCACCTTGAAGCTTTCCAAGGATTCTTTCACGGCCATCTTCAAACCATTTTGGGTTGGAAAATTGCCCGTCCTCAGTACTGAAGGAATTACATGTCCAATAAGGACTCAAAACTATTTGTTCCAGTTTGTGGAAATATTTCAAAGCATTCATGGCGAACTCAATTTCATACCAATTTCACACACAACCTCCTAGCTCAACATCTTTGATCTCACCATGAGAGAACATTATGAAATCTTGATTATCTCTTTGATTTGCATGAATCAAAGCATATCTTATCTGgaaaaaaaagtgataaataggtttgggttaaaaactataaccgtccctgaactttgagcgagatttgaaaaccgtccctcaccggaaaattatctgaaaaccgttCTCAGACTATTGAAAACTAAATTGACCCGTCCCTCCGACCACCATCCCTCCGGCGAGGCCCTTATGTGGCacgccacgtcatttaatgagatgacgtgtattttttattactccctccgtccctaattataagttaaagttgagacttatgttttgtcactaaatataagctaaagttgtaaaagctaatatttctttccatatttatccttgcatttattggtagtggagcactaTTATTAGCAGTATAATGATTAAAAAGTGCTATCTTAAATAGGGGTAGACATGGAAAGTTGTaccttttttttaaaaccaatgcatcaattaaaaCTTTCTTAATAatcgtgatttttacaactttaacttataattagggacggagggagtattatttaaaattaaaaaaattcctaattattttatttaagccaattatcctaaattaaccataaATCCCCAAATTAACCCTAAACCCCCTTTGAACCCAGAAATCTTGCAAGGTTCCATCTTTGTACATTCTGCATTGAACATCGTTCTTGAAACAGAGTAAAAATAGAGCTGGAGAACAACGGGTTCGTGCCTCACCAACAcagcaagaaaagaaaaaagggtGGATCATAACAAgggaaaaaatcagaaaaatggTTCCTTTCAACTGGGGAACAACACTACTAGTATTGTAGAAATAGAGTAAAAACAGAGCTCAGTTCAGTTCAAGAACAATGTTGAAGAAGAGAAGGAAAACACTGCATCAGAAGCAGATTGTGGAACGTACAATGCAGATTGTTGGGTGGGGGCTGGAGAGGGAAGAGAACCAAAAACCACTGCCACCGCCCCCAACCTCATGCACCACCACACACCACCACGCCCACCCACCACCACGGCACAAACCCATCACCCCCAATCTCACGCACCACCACACACCACCACGCCCACCCACCACCACGGCACAAACCCATCACCCCCAACCTCATGCACCACCACGCCCACACACCACCACGCTCACCCACCACCACAGCACAAACCCATCACCCCCAACCTcaccaacccagaaacccatacccaccacccccaacctcaccaacccagaaacccataCCCACCTCAAGAGCAAAAACCGACCACCCTTACTCCCACCACCCTCACCCCCATCGAACAACCCCCACCACccagaaacccaaacccaaccccACAGATCTGTCaagaaaaccagaaaaaaaagagaagaagaagaaactaacAGAGCAGCAAGAACATGGGGCTGCAACAAGaagcaagaagaagatgaagatgaatgaatattttgaaaatgaagatgaatgaaTATTTTGATTCAGGGAGATGAAATGagatttagggttttttttatgGAAGGGAAGGAGGTGTGATGAatgaatattttgaaaaattataaaaaaaagaattaattgctaattaggaatttttttaattttaaattataaaaaaaatccacgtcggactctcattaattgacgtggacagCCACGTAAGCGCTGGCCGGAGGGATGGTGGTCGGAGGGACGGGTccaaattattttcaatagtctgaggatggttttcagataattttccggcgagggacggttttcaaaactcgctcaaagttcagggacggttatagtttttaacccaaTAGGTTTTATGATGGGCCTCAGAGAGAAAAAATGCATGTGTATTGACTCACCATGATTGAAAGTTTCTGCAGAAAAGGAGAAGCTTGAAGAATAGGTAAAATCCACCGAATATCAAAGCCCTCATATGTCGCAACAATGCTCAAGTTGAATTGTCTGAGGTTTTTCAGTGTTTGAATACCTTGTAGTGGTTTAATTACCTGACCAATGACATTTAAAATATTGGATGAAAATCAAATAccaaaagcaagtaaaattttGACTGTTCAGACAGTTTCTCAGGCTAACCTCTATAGTGTTATAGATGTAtaaattcagaatctcaagCTTAGGAAGCATGGCGAAGAGTGCAAAACTGCAAATGCATCATGCATTTTCTTAGTGTGAGCGTGGTAGACAAAATATTCAATGGTCTTCAATATAGGAGCATTCATTGATAAGCTCCTTGATCTAGTGTTGTCATCATAATAAAAGAATGTGAGTTTTGGGCAATACAAGGAAATGAATTCTAAATGCCTATCGTAACTACCATCCAACTCTTCAATCTTGAGAAGGCATAATGATGAACTTTCTATTCTTAAGGGTGATGAATTTATGCTGGCTACTAATTAAGCTGAGCTCTTCAAGTAGGAGACAATTAGATAGAAGGGCTGTGATGTGAGCAAGTTTACATCCACATCTGAACCTTCAATTTCAAGAGATCTCAAATTTGTAAAAGGGGATCAATATATATTTAAGATGGGTGCACGGAATAATTCCTAAACCTTCTCACCTCCAACACATATGTCAatcaactcttaccacttaaatTATTCTTCAGGGAcaatatattttgttttaaaataatcaaatcatCCTAAATTATTTGTTTAAAAATCAAATCATCCTAAATTATTTAACCTAATATACATAAACGGGTTATATGTATCTCcaatcttttatatatatatatacttttctTTTTCGGAAACAACTAATATAGATATATTTTGTTTGAAAATCAAATCAATCTtgatatattttcttttaagaaAATCAAATCATCCTAATCTACATAAAGGGTATCATGGGTGGTGGTACCGTGATCATAATTTAACCTAACAAATATGATATTCATGTGCCTCCTCTTCCAACCCACCCTTTACTCTCTTTTTTTCTAGATCCATCCTTTACTCTTTTATTCTTTAATTACTTATATATAATTCATATTCTTCACTTCTCCCTTGTCCCGTCTCTTTTGCAATGGCGCGTAAACATCTTAAAGGGTCTCCTCCTGCAGTGCCTCGTCGTCTCCAATCAGATGTTGAGGGAGTTaagtgttattttttatttctcatGATGTGTTGTTTCCATGACATAACTGTTATGTATAATTTAAAGTCAAgtcaatttaatttattaattttttgctgttttgcaaaattttcacAGCCAAAAGTGGATTATATTAGTGCGTTGCCTGATTGCGTCCTGTCTTGTATCCTATCAATGATATCCATGAAAGATATGATGAACACTAGCATACTGTCTAAAAGGTGGTGCAACCTCTGGCATCTACGGACAGATCTCAAATTCGATGCTCACAATGTGCTTGGAAATGGTCGTTTTCTGAGCATTGGTGATGAAAGGAATGAATTCGTAAAACGAGTAAATCAATTTCTCAAGAATTATAAAGGAACAAAGATTGATTCATTCATGGTAGATTTCGAATTAAATTACGAACCGAGCAGCACCATCGATGAATGGATCAGATTTGCAATTGCAAGAGGAGTTGGAAGAATCGAATTGCTTACACCATCTTATAATTACAAGTTTCCCTTTGGCTTATCTTTTGAGTGTAAAAATTCAACACTCAAGGATATGCATCTCAAAGGGTGCATAATTTGTCATCCTGCAACAAGGATTGGCAGATTTTGGCgtatggaaaataaaaaaaattgtcatccTGCAACAAGCATCGACATTTTCCGTTTACAAATTTGAGATCTCTTGAGATTGAAGGTTCAGATGTGGATGTAAACTTGCTCACAGTCCTGCTATCTAATTGTCTCCTACTTGAAGAGCTTAGCTTAATTAATAGCAGCATAAATTCATCATCCTTAAAAATAGAAAGCTCATCATTATGCCTTCTCAAGATTGAAGAGTTGGATGATAATTACGACAGGCATTTAGAATTCATTTCCTTGGATTGCCCAAAACTCACAATCTTTTATTATGACAACAGTTTTTCAGGGAGCTTATCAATGAATGCTCCTATATTGAAGACCATTGACTATTGTGTTTACCCTCATCCTGAGAAAATACATGATGCATTTGCCCTCTTTACCACGCTTCCTAAGcttgagattctgaatttaTACATCTATAACACTTTTGAGGTAACTGTCTGAACAATGAAGATTTTAGTTGCTTttggaattttattttcatctaaTATTTTAAATGTCATTTGTCAGGTAAAACCACTACAAGGTATTCAAGCACTGAAAAATCTCAGACAATTCAACTTGAGCATTCATGCGACATATGAGGACTTTGATATTTGGTGGATTTTACCTATTCTTCAAGCTTCTCCCTTTCTGCAGAAACTTTCAATCATGGTAAGTCTGGATGCATTTATATTACATATGAGTTTGTTATATTAGTATATTTTTACCATCATTAAAACTATTAATTCATCACTTTTTTTTCCAGCTAAGACGTCCATTGTTTCATGCAAATCAAAGAGATATTAATCAAGATCTCATAATGTTCTCTCATGGTGAGATCAAAGATGTTGAGCTAGGAGGCTGTGTGGGAAATAAGTATGAAATTAAGTTTGCCATGAATGCTTTGAAATATTTCCACAAACTTGAGC
This is a stretch of genomic DNA from Lotus japonicus ecotype B-129 chromosome 1, LjGifu_v1.2. It encodes these proteins:
- the LOC130715776 gene encoding F-box/LRR-repeat protein At3g26922-like, whose protein sequence is MKDMMNTSILSKRWCNLWHLRTDLKFDAHNVLGNGRFLSIGDERNEFVKRVNQFLKNYKGTKIDSFMVDFELNYEPSSTIDEWIRFAIARGVGRIELLTPSYNYKFPFGLSFECKNSTLKDMHLKGCIICHPATRIGRFWRSDVDVNLLTVLLSNCLLLEELSLINSSINSSSLKIESSSLCLLKIEELDDNYDRHLEFISLDCPKLTIFYYDNSFSGSLSMNAPILKTIDYCVYPHPEKIHDAFALFTTLPKLEILNLYIYNTFEVKPLQGIQALKNLRQFNLSIHATYEDFDIWWILPILQASPFLQKLSIMLRRPLFHANQRDINQDLIMFSHGEIKDVELGGCVGNKYEIKFAMNALKYFHKLEQIVLSPYCTIKSFGGEEDYVEYNPIWYKKNRRKRILKELQGKGIELDKLILM